The following are encoded together in the bacterium genome:
- a CDS encoding HAMP domain-containing histidine kinase: MARRSTRSSSGHTILVVDDQEDTLLSVQSLLEREGHRVLLADGGDAALAVLREHDVDLMILDYLMPRMTGAELVRLVRRFDPYLQIVLQTGYAGDRPPRAMLAELDIQGYHDKADDPEKLLTWVAVALKAHRLVATLRERERLQSELVANCSHEFRTPLNIVSGYASLLANGDFGPLPTDAQAPLASIQQAVTNLNDLVNDFLAHAKLEASVAAAAPDWLDVGELVRELETLASVLLEDKPITFRAVWHGTPARLLADGTKLRTVLRNLIGNAAKYTDRGSVTLRVTDAGDVVRFAVEDTGPGIAPAHQETIFEPFRQIDGSSTRTHGGVGLGLALARKLTRLLGGDLVVHSTPGAGSTFTLTLPAADVERGSVDRLDRAAAG; the protein is encoded by the coding sequence ATGGCGCGACGCTCGACCCGATCCAGCAGCGGCCACACCATCCTCGTCGTCGACGACCAGGAGGACACGCTGCTCTCCGTCCAGAGTCTCCTCGAGCGGGAGGGCCATCGCGTGCTCCTCGCCGACGGCGGCGACGCGGCGCTCGCGGTGCTGCGCGAGCACGACGTCGACCTGATGATCCTCGATTATCTGATGCCGCGCATGACCGGCGCCGAGCTGGTGCGCCTGGTCCGCCGCTTCGATCCGTACCTCCAGATCGTGCTCCAGACCGGCTACGCCGGCGATCGACCGCCGCGGGCGATGCTGGCCGAGCTCGACATCCAGGGCTACCACGACAAAGCCGACGACCCCGAGAAGCTGCTCACGTGGGTCGCGGTGGCGCTGAAGGCGCATCGCCTGGTGGCGACGCTGCGCGAGCGCGAGCGGCTGCAGAGCGAGCTCGTCGCCAACTGCTCGCACGAGTTCCGCACGCCGCTCAACATCGTGTCCGGCTACGCGTCGCTGCTCGCCAACGGCGACTTCGGCCCGCTCCCCACCGACGCGCAGGCGCCGCTCGCCTCGATCCAGCAGGCGGTCACGAACCTCAACGACCTCGTGAACGACTTCCTCGCGCACGCCAAGCTCGAGGCCAGCGTCGCGGCGGCGGCGCCGGACTGGCTCGACGTCGGCGAGCTCGTCCGCGAGCTGGAGACGCTCGCCAGCGTCCTGCTCGAAGACAAGCCGATCACGTTCCGCGCCGTCTGGCACGGGACGCCCGCCCGCCTCCTCGCCGACGGGACCAAGCTGCGCACGGTGCTGCGTAACCTCATCGGCAACGCCGCCAAGTACACCGACCGCGGCAGCGTCACGCTGCGCGTGACGGACGCGGGCGACGTCGTCCGCTTCGCCGTCGAGGACACCGGCCCGGGCATCGCACCGGCGCACCAGGAGACGATCTTCGAGCCGTTCCGTCAGATCGACGGCTCCTCCACGCGCACGCACGGCGGCGTCGGGCTCGGCCTCGCGCTCGCGCGCAAGCTCACGCGGCTCCTCGGCGGCGACCTCGTCGTGCACAGCACGCCGGGTGCAGGCTCGACGTTCACGCTGACACTGCCGGCCGCCGACGTCGAGCGCGGCTCGGTCGACCGCCTCGACCGCGCCGCCGCCGGCTGA
- a CDS encoding FGGY-family carbohydrate kinase — translation MDCIVTLDAGTGSGRCLVFDAGGQPLASAQEPFHYRTFSDPALPLVRGFDLDPEQFWGALARCARAALAQLPADARVRGVVATSQREGCVFLDAAGEVLYAGPNLDARAAMEGLELQQLMSSERLHAITGHAPPYIFPLARWHWFKKHHDAGRVASLLMLNDWIAWELCGARVCEHSNAGESMLYDVTRRAWSDEILTTLDVPAAILPPLCEAGTRVGGVSAAAAAATGIPAGTPVFAGGADTESALLGSGAHRPGQLAAVLGTTSPVQLVTEAPVLDPAGTLWTSCHVVQGRWVLESNAGDTGSAYRWLLGLLFGGHDVAAHAAAETAMAPFDGGPRPMFCHLGPAVFDLRNMNPFQPAGVLFRFPLLHIDRPDRGELLRAFVENVAYAIRGNVEQILALAGTSPDAVLVSGGLTQSPTVLRVLATTLARPLAVARVPESASLGCAILGAVGAGLHPSIPDAVAAMTRSFTVEPDAALAAEFDAGYRRWRDLYATLQTWSLA, via the coding sequence GTGGACTGCATCGTCACGCTCGACGCGGGGACCGGCTCGGGCCGGTGCCTCGTGTTCGACGCCGGCGGCCAGCCGCTGGCGAGCGCGCAGGAGCCGTTCCACTACCGGACGTTCTCCGATCCGGCGCTGCCGCTGGTGCGCGGCTTCGACCTCGATCCGGAGCAGTTCTGGGGCGCGCTGGCGCGCTGCGCCCGCGCCGCCCTGGCGCAGCTGCCGGCCGACGCGCGCGTGCGCGGCGTCGTCGCCACCAGCCAGCGCGAGGGCTGCGTCTTCCTCGACGCCGCCGGCGAGGTGCTCTACGCGGGCCCGAACCTCGACGCGCGCGCCGCCATGGAGGGGCTCGAGCTCCAGCAGCTGATGTCGTCGGAGCGGCTGCACGCGATCACCGGGCACGCACCGCCCTACATCTTCCCGCTGGCGCGCTGGCACTGGTTCAAGAAGCACCACGACGCGGGTCGCGTCGCGTCGCTGCTCATGTTGAACGACTGGATCGCCTGGGAGCTGTGCGGCGCGCGTGTGTGCGAGCATTCGAACGCCGGCGAGTCGATGCTCTACGACGTCACGCGGCGCGCCTGGTCGGACGAGATCCTCACCACGCTCGACGTCCCCGCGGCGATCCTGCCGCCGCTGTGCGAGGCCGGCACCCGCGTGGGCGGCGTCTCCGCGGCGGCCGCCGCGGCGACGGGAATCCCCGCGGGCACGCCGGTGTTCGCGGGCGGCGCCGACACGGAGAGCGCGCTCCTCGGCAGCGGTGCGCACCGGCCGGGTCAGCTCGCCGCGGTGCTCGGTACGACGAGCCCCGTGCAGCTCGTCACCGAGGCGCCGGTCCTCGATCCGGCGGGCACGCTGTGGACGAGCTGCCACGTCGTCCAGGGCCGTTGGGTGCTGGAGAGCAACGCCGGCGACACCGGCAGCGCCTACCGCTGGCTGCTGGGCCTGCTGTTCGGCGGCCACGACGTCGCCGCGCACGCCGCCGCCGAGACGGCCATGGCGCCGTTCGACGGCGGCCCGCGCCCGATGTTCTGCCACCTCGGGCCGGCCGTGTTCGACCTGCGCAACATGAACCCGTTCCAGCCCGCGGGCGTGCTCTTCCGCTTCCCGCTGCTGCACATCGACCGTCCCGACCGCGGCGAGCTGCTGCGCGCCTTCGTCGAGAACGTCGCCTACGCCATCCGCGGCAACGTCGAGCAGATCCTCGCGCTGGCCGGCACGTCGCCCGACGCGGTCCTCGTCAGCGGCGGGCTCACGCAGAGCCCGACCGTGCTGCGCGTCCTCGCCACCACGCTCGCCCGGCCGCTCGCGGTGGCGCGCGTGCCCGAGAGCGCCAGCCTCGGCTGCGCGATCCTCGGCGCCGTCGGCGCGGGCCTGCATCCGTCGATCCCCGATGCGGTCGCCGCGATGACCCGGAGCTTCACCGTCGAGCCCGACGCCGCGCTCGCGGCCGAGTTCGACGCCGGCTACCGGCGCTGGCGCGACCTCTACGCCACGCTGCAGACGTGGTCGCTCGCCTGA
- a CDS encoding amidohydrolase family protein, with the protein MTITELADADGHVIEPGDLWVERMPKDLRDMAPRYYRDEGGVFHQRIYGIDIADLDVMYGGIRPSDMLQSMGLACAMGQPLARVFAEGEEERFTILDAPSWSIVGPERLAFNTRHGLSRSVLFPTFMLSGGTFLPHIAPAVCEVYNDWIAKDYCAGSGGRLIPVAALPMTDVAAAVAEVKRVAAMGVPAVFIRTNPVNGTHYSDPQFDPIWQIVTDTGLKLGLHPLPMWDQLGTSRGYRLPDIMAASCLGFPLDMIHTLYDMMSGGVFDRFPKMPTMVLEAGAGWIPSMFERFEEHREMFGAIKAPQWKTPPMEIFRRQMMVTVEACEETDIKIALDFLPADHVALASDWPHYDGTPELVSGFTKVCDELQLADHDVAMLAHGTLEKWFPA; encoded by the coding sequence ATGACGATCACCGAGCTCGCCGACGCCGACGGCCACGTCATCGAACCGGGCGACCTGTGGGTCGAGCGCATGCCCAAGGACCTGCGGGACATGGCGCCGCGCTACTACCGGGACGAGGGCGGCGTCTTCCACCAGCGCATCTACGGCATCGACATCGCCGATCTCGACGTCATGTACGGCGGCATCCGGCCGAGCGACATGCTCCAGAGCATGGGCCTCGCGTGCGCGATGGGGCAGCCGCTGGCGCGCGTCTTCGCCGAGGGCGAAGAGGAGCGCTTCACGATCCTCGACGCGCCGAGCTGGTCGATCGTCGGCCCCGAGCGCCTCGCCTTCAACACCAGGCACGGGCTCTCGCGCTCCGTCCTCTTCCCGACCTTCATGCTCTCCGGCGGCACCTTCCTGCCGCACATCGCGCCCGCGGTCTGCGAGGTCTACAACGACTGGATCGCGAAAGACTATTGCGCCGGCTCGGGCGGGCGGCTGATTCCCGTCGCGGCGCTGCCGATGACCGACGTCGCCGCGGCGGTCGCCGAGGTGAAGCGCGTCGCCGCGATGGGCGTGCCCGCGGTGTTCATCCGCACGAACCCGGTGAACGGCACGCACTACTCGGATCCCCAGTTCGATCCGATCTGGCAGATCGTCACCGACACCGGCCTTAAGCTCGGCCTGCACCCGCTGCCGATGTGGGACCAGCTCGGGACGTCGCGCGGCTACCGGCTGCCCGACATCATGGCGGCATCGTGTCTCGGCTTCCCGCTCGACATGATCCACACGCTCTACGACATGATGTCGGGCGGCGTGTTCGACCGCTTCCCGAAGATGCCGACGATGGTCCTCGAGGCGGGCGCCGGCTGGATCCCGTCGATGTTCGAGCGCTTCGAGGAGCACCGCGAGATGTTCGGTGCGATCAAGGCGCCGCAGTGGAAGACGCCGCCGATGGAGATATTCCGGCGCCAGATGATGGTCACGGTGGAGGCGTGCGAGGAGACCGACATCAAGATCGCGCTCGACTTCCTGCCCGCCGACCACGTCGCGCTGGCGTCCGACTGGCCGCACTACGACGGCACGCCGGAGCTGGTGTCGGGCTTCACGAAGGTGTGCGACGAGCTCCAGCTCGCGGATCACGACGTCGCCATGCTGGCGCACGGGACGCTCGAGAAGTGGTTCCCCGCCTGA
- a CDS encoding DUF971 domain-containing protein — MVDARTQVKAMKEIGRYALGVDWADGHDSIYPYRTLRRACPCEACEAGGDVAPTPAEEKPRAIELLGDASLFVCWSDEHETLLLTTELRALCRCARCAGEPDYPISGG, encoded by the coding sequence GTGGTCGACGCGCGCACGCAGGTGAAGGCGATGAAGGAGATCGGGCGTTACGCGCTCGGTGTCGACTGGGCCGACGGCCACGACAGCATCTACCCCTACCGCACCCTGCGCCGCGCCTGTCCGTGCGAAGCCTGCGAGGCGGGCGGCGACGTCGCCCCGACGCCGGCAGAGGAGAAGCCGCGCGCCATCGAGCTCCTCGGCGACGCGAGCCTCTTCGTCTGCTGGAGCGACGAGCACGAGACGCTGCTCCTCACCACCGAGCTGCGCGCGCTCTGCCGCTGCGCCCGCTGCGCGGGCGAGCCGGACTACCCGATCTCGGGCGGCTGA
- a CDS encoding GldG family protein, which translates to MTASRSARGWSQLVLEVGLLLVALGLIQVVAERTNRRLDLTAERQLSLAPATRNLLAQVAGPLRITVFHRRGSREEYAGLLGRVQAENPKVTYELFDLDRYPERARSAGVTQYGRALVEYDGRRRVVPALPEEQLAGGILGVVRGQRKRLAFTVGHGERTPGGGERGLGRFVAALDADDLTADAVSLLDGPVPEGTDVVVVAGPEHDFQPVELERLAAHLRGGGGLLLLLDPAPLPNLAGLLASMGIGLGDDVVVDRERRVLGTDGMAAVVEQFRRGNPLSEPDANPIGSGVVLPFARTVDVVREVPGVAAESIARTGESAWAMADAGRASRGEEPTRAAKDVPGPLSVMVLAEIGSQPGNDARRGRLAVIGDADFATDAYLDVLGNKDVALNAVAWLVGEEATAGARAGTVPEVTRPLSPLVLTDAQARRLLGGVVLVLPGLVLLTGAVVVGLRRRWG; encoded by the coding sequence GTGACGGCCTCGCGCAGCGCGCGCGGCTGGTCGCAGCTCGTGCTCGAGGTGGGGCTGCTCCTGGTCGCGCTCGGGCTGATCCAGGTGGTGGCGGAACGCACGAACCGGCGCCTCGATCTCACCGCCGAGCGCCAACTGTCGCTCGCGCCGGCGACGCGCAACCTGCTGGCGCAGGTCGCGGGGCCGCTGCGGATCACCGTCTTCCACCGGCGCGGCTCGCGCGAGGAGTACGCCGGTCTCCTCGGACGGGTCCAGGCCGAGAACCCGAAGGTCACGTACGAGCTCTTCGACCTCGACCGCTACCCCGAGCGCGCGCGCAGCGCGGGCGTGACCCAGTACGGTCGCGCGCTGGTCGAGTACGACGGCCGGCGGCGCGTCGTCCCGGCGCTGCCCGAGGAGCAGCTCGCGGGCGGCATCCTCGGCGTCGTGCGCGGGCAGCGGAAGCGTCTCGCCTTCACGGTCGGCCACGGCGAGCGCACGCCGGGGGGCGGCGAGCGCGGGCTCGGCCGCTTCGTCGCCGCGCTCGACGCCGACGATCTCACCGCCGACGCGGTCTCGCTGCTCGACGGCCCGGTCCCGGAGGGGACCGACGTCGTCGTGGTCGCCGGGCCGGAGCACGACTTCCAGCCGGTCGAGCTGGAGCGCCTCGCCGCCCACCTGCGCGGCGGCGGCGGGCTGCTCCTCCTGCTCGATCCCGCGCCGCTGCCGAACCTGGCCGGGCTGCTCGCCTCCATGGGCATCGGTCTCGGCGACGACGTCGTCGTCGACCGCGAGCGGCGCGTGCTCGGGACCGACGGCATGGCGGCGGTGGTCGAGCAGTTCCGCCGCGGCAATCCGCTGTCGGAGCCCGACGCCAACCCGATCGGCAGCGGCGTCGTCCTCCCGTTCGCGCGCACGGTCGACGTCGTGCGTGAGGTACCGGGCGTCGCCGCCGAAAGCATCGCGCGCACCGGCGAGAGCGCATGGGCGATGGCCGACGCCGGCCGCGCCAGCCGCGGCGAGGAGCCGACCAGGGCCGCGAAGGACGTGCCCGGCCCGCTGTCGGTGATGGTGCTCGCCGAGATCGGGAGCCAGCCCGGGAACGACGCGCGCCGCGGCCGCCTGGCCGTCATCGGCGACGCCGACTTCGCCACCGACGCCTACCTCGACGTCCTCGGCAACAAGGACGTGGCGCTGAACGCGGTGGCCTGGCTCGTCGGCGAGGAGGCGACCGCCGGCGCGCGCGCGGGCACGGTGCCCGAGGTCACGCGACCGCTGTCGCCGCTCGTGCTGACCGACGCGCAGGCGCGGCGTCTCCTCGGCGGCGTCGTGCTCGTGCTGCCCGGCCTCGTCCTCCTGACCGGCGCGGTGGTGGTCGGGCTGCGCCGGCGCTGGGGCTGA
- a CDS encoding DUF4340 domain-containing protein: protein MRRMLVLLALVAIGAGLVAVIEAPPRRTGEQAMRGPRVLRVAAHAVQSVVVAEGDRTFSAERGGRGWRLDGMQATPAAASALDDLVTTLAKLRAVDAFTPGEPSDWGLDPPRATITVETGKRRRRLDLGAMTSSGGAVYARRQGDRRLFTVGVGMLSAVDRVFYQRDHMSGAAPAGAGPGARGPGQPPEIG, encoded by the coding sequence GTGCGGCGCATGCTCGTGCTGCTGGCGCTGGTGGCGATCGGCGCCGGCCTGGTCGCGGTGATCGAGGCGCCGCCGCGGCGTACCGGCGAGCAGGCGATGCGCGGACCGCGCGTGCTGCGCGTGGCGGCGCACGCGGTGCAGAGCGTCGTGGTCGCGGAGGGCGACCGCACCTTCAGCGCCGAGCGGGGCGGCCGCGGCTGGCGCCTCGACGGCATGCAGGCGACGCCCGCGGCGGCGAGCGCGCTCGACGACCTCGTCACGACGCTCGCGAAGCTGCGTGCCGTCGACGCGTTCACGCCCGGCGAGCCGTCGGACTGGGGCCTCGATCCGCCCCGTGCCACGATCACCGTCGAGACCGGCAAGCGCCGCCGGCGTCTCGACCTGGGCGCCATGACGAGCAGCGGCGGCGCGGTCTACGCACGGCGCCAGGGCGATCGGCGTCTGTTCACGGTCGGCGTCGGCATGCTGTCGGCCGTCGACCGCGTCTTCTACCAGCGCGACCACATGAGCGGCGCCGCGCCGGCGGGGGCAGGCCCCGGGGCACGCGGCCCGGGTCAGCCGCCCGAGATCGGGTAG
- a CDS encoding ABC transporter permease subunit, whose translation MTAILRKELALYFTSPLFYAIAAVFLALSGYFFYTNLDFFVRFGGMNLPLGLWQHQFYDMRQLLLALVPLLTMRLFAEERRLGTLELLWTYPVRDVAIILGKFLACFAVLASIILATVVHPILLAQLYPVDAGPLVAGYLGLLLLAAAFVACGLFLSALTDSQLVAGAATYGVLLFFWILTWNEAAMGEGALRLLVPFSLFDRFAVFMRGGVDTRDLAYLVLFTVAFLAFTFFALDARRWRGLK comes from the coding sequence GTGACGGCGATCCTGCGCAAGGAGCTGGCGCTCTACTTCACGTCGCCGCTCTTCTACGCCATCGCGGCGGTGTTCCTCGCGCTCTCGGGGTACTTCTTCTACACCAACCTCGACTTCTTCGTGCGCTTCGGCGGCATGAACCTGCCGCTCGGGCTCTGGCAGCACCAGTTCTACGACATGCGCCAGCTGCTGCTGGCGCTGGTTCCGCTGCTGACGATGCGCCTCTTCGCCGAGGAGCGCCGCCTGGGGACGCTCGAGCTGCTGTGGACGTATCCCGTGCGCGACGTTGCGATCATCCTCGGGAAGTTCCTCGCCTGCTTCGCCGTCCTGGCGTCGATCATCCTCGCCACGGTGGTGCATCCGATCCTGCTCGCGCAGCTCTACCCGGTGGACGCGGGGCCGCTCGTCGCGGGCTACCTCGGCCTCCTCCTGCTGGCGGCCGCGTTCGTGGCCTGCGGCCTTTTCCTCTCCGCGCTGACGGACAGCCAGCTCGTCGCCGGCGCGGCGACCTACGGCGTGCTGCTCTTCTTCTGGATCCTCACCTGGAACGAGGCGGCGATGGGGGAGGGCGCGCTGCGGCTGCTCGTGCCGTTCTCGCTCTTCGACCGCTTCGCGGTGTTCATGCGCGGCGGCGTCGACACGCGCGACCTCGCCTACCTCGTGCTGTTCACGGTGGCGTTCCTCGCGTTCACGTTCTTCGCGCTCGACGCGCGCCGCTGGCGAGGGCTCAAGTGA
- a CDS encoding TetR/AcrR family transcriptional regulator, giving the protein MSKTALDKAREAPRSTKARILAAAEEVFAARGFAGASTREIAARAGVNISSLHYHWASKETLYLAVFRNVFDHITELLGRAVQGVHDAQLDRHGAVERVMSDLFDYFADHPNVTRLLVRRIVEDQEADGGLERDVLQPAWAMFDAWLARFGKASQPGESRLFMLSLQSVVLVYLLDSQAYRSLLGGSVREAPLREQVRAHVLHLVHTLLGA; this is encoded by the coding sequence GTGAGCAAGACCGCCCTCGACAAGGCGCGCGAGGCGCCCCGCTCCACGAAGGCGCGCATCCTGGCCGCCGCCGAGGAGGTGTTTGCGGCGCGCGGCTTCGCCGGTGCGTCGACGCGCGAGATCGCGGCCCGCGCCGGCGTCAACATCTCGAGTCTCCACTACCACTGGGCGTCGAAGGAGACGCTCTACCTCGCCGTCTTCCGCAACGTCTTCGACCACATCACCGAGCTGCTCGGGCGCGCGGTGCAGGGCGTGCACGACGCCCAGCTCGATCGCCACGGCGCCGTCGAGCGGGTCATGTCCGACCTGTTCGACTACTTCGCCGACCATCCCAACGTCACCCGGCTCCTCGTCCGCCGCATCGTCGAGGACCAGGAGGCCGACGGCGGGCTCGAGCGTGACGTCCTCCAGCCGGCCTGGGCGATGTTCGACGCCTGGCTCGCCCGCTTCGGCAAGGCGAGCCAGCCCGGTGAGTCGCGGCTCTTCATGCTCTCGCTGCAGTCCGTCGTCCTCGTCTACCTCCTCGACAGCCAGGCGTACCGCAGCCTGCTCGGCGGCAGCGTGCGCGAAGCGCCGTTGCGCGAGCAGGTGCGTGCCCACGTGCTGCACCTCGTGCACACGCTGCTCGGCGCCTGA
- a CDS encoding ABC transporter ATP-binding protein: protein MLEVEHLTKRFGAVQAVNDVSFTVREGEIVGFLGPNGAGKTTTMRVLAGIFPPTTGRVRIAGHDPLVEPLACRRQVGYFPEFAPYYPELTVEGYLAFVARLKKVPRAERGEAVGRVLLDCGLVEMARRRVGTLSKGYRQRVGLAQALCGDPPILILDEPTIGLDPGQVVDIRDRVRALRGRRTVLFSSHILSEVEALCERVVVIARGRLVGEGTPAELATRLGARARVVLRVDGPPDAVAAALRALAGVEVTTRDGAFVLDAATDLDLARLAGDAVRAGGWSVRELRQEERALEDVFLELVRPR, encoded by the coding sequence ATGCTCGAGGTGGAGCACCTCACGAAGCGCTTCGGCGCCGTGCAGGCGGTGAACGACGTCTCGTTCACGGTGCGCGAGGGGGAGATCGTCGGCTTCCTCGGGCCGAACGGCGCCGGCAAGACGACGACGATGCGCGTGCTCGCCGGCATCTTTCCGCCGACGACCGGGCGCGTGCGCATCGCCGGCCACGATCCGCTCGTCGAGCCGCTCGCCTGCCGCCGGCAGGTCGGCTACTTCCCCGAGTTCGCGCCGTACTACCCGGAGCTGACCGTCGAGGGCTATCTCGCCTTCGTCGCGCGGCTCAAGAAGGTGCCGCGCGCGGAGCGCGGCGAGGCCGTCGGCCGCGTGCTCCTCGACTGCGGGCTCGTGGAGATGGCGCGGCGCCGCGTCGGCACGCTCTCGAAGGGCTACCGCCAGCGCGTCGGGCTCGCACAGGCGCTCTGCGGCGACCCGCCGATCCTGATCCTCGACGAGCCGACGATCGGGCTCGATCCCGGGCAGGTGGTCGATATCCGCGACCGCGTGCGGGCGCTGCGCGGGCGGCGCACGGTGCTGTTCTCGAGCCACATCCTCTCGGAGGTCGAGGCGCTCTGCGAGCGCGTCGTCGTCATCGCGCGCGGCCGGCTGGTGGGCGAGGGCACGCCGGCCGAGCTGGCGACGCGGCTCGGCGCCCGCGCGCGCGTCGTCCTGCGCGTCGACGGGCCGCCCGACGCGGTCGCCGCGGCGCTGCGCGCGCTCGCCGGCGTCGAGGTGACGACGCGCGACGGCGCCTTCGTGCTCGACGCCGCGACCGACCTCGACCTCGCGCGGCTCGCCGGCGACGCCGTGCGCGCGGGCGGGTGGAGCGTCCGCGAGCTGCGCCAGGAGGAGCGGGCGCTGGAGGACGTCTTCCTCGAGCTGGTGCGCCCCCGGTGA
- a CDS encoding 3-phosphoglycerate dehydrogenase codes for MRALITASFDPAARARLERHMSVVHEDWKARHHIWFDGGEFAKHIAAVGADVLIVEADLVHADVLDTVPLRMIGVCRGEPINVDVELATKKGIPVFHTPGRNADAVADLTIGFMLALLRHLPAIEATYRGGDGRVEQAADYLQLYTRFTGRELGGLTVGLLGLGAVGAEVAARLVPFKSRLLAHDPFVTAPPPGVTLCDLDTLLAESDVLSLHAPVTAETQGLLDAERLGRMKRGALLVNTARAALTDENALFDALHGGHLGGAALDVLADEPLQPGNRFLTLPNVICTPHIGGATLDVTRHQSEIVVDAMEKWLAGGRPRWIANPALLAGRE; via the coding sequence ATGCGCGCCCTCATCACCGCATCCTTCGATCCCGCCGCCAGGGCACGCCTCGAGCGCCACATGTCCGTGGTGCACGAGGACTGGAAGGCGCGGCACCACATCTGGTTCGACGGCGGCGAGTTCGCCAAGCACATCGCCGCCGTCGGCGCCGACGTCCTCATCGTCGAGGCCGACCTCGTCCACGCCGACGTGCTCGACACGGTTCCGCTCCGGATGATCGGCGTCTGCCGCGGGGAGCCGATCAACGTCGACGTCGAGCTCGCGACCAAGAAGGGCATCCCCGTCTTCCACACGCCCGGACGCAACGCCGACGCGGTCGCCGACCTGACGATCGGCTTCATGCTGGCGCTGCTGCGCCATCTGCCGGCCATCGAGGCGACGTACCGCGGCGGCGATGGGCGCGTGGAGCAGGCGGCCGACTACCTCCAGCTCTACACCCGCTTCACGGGCCGCGAGCTGGGCGGTCTCACCGTCGGCCTCCTCGGGCTCGGCGCCGTCGGCGCCGAGGTCGCCGCGCGCCTGGTGCCGTTCAAATCGCGGCTCCTGGCGCACGATCCGTTCGTGACCGCGCCGCCGCCCGGCGTCACGCTCTGCGACCTCGACACGCTGCTCGCCGAGAGCGACGTCCTGAGCCTGCACGCGCCCGTCACCGCGGAGACGCAGGGCCTGCTCGACGCCGAGCGGCTCGGCCGCATGAAGCGTGGCGCGCTCCTCGTCAACACGGCGCGGGCCGCGCTCACCGACGAGAACGCGTTGTTCGACGCCCTGCACGGCGGCCACCTCGGCGGCGCCGCACTCGACGTGCTGGCCGACGAGCCGCTCCAGCCGGGCAACCGGTTCCTCACCCTGCCGAACGTCATCTGCACGCCGCACATCGGCGGCGCGACGCTCGACGTCACCCGTCACCAGAGCGAGATCGTCGTCGACGCCATGGAGAAGTGGCTCGCCGGCGGGCGTCCGCGCTGGATCGCGAACCCCGCGCTGCTCGCCGGCCGGGAGTGA
- a CDS encoding HAD family phosphatase, which produces MPVLGLLFDLDGTLVDTERLQWTAYARVLAEHGVAIDLETYRGRFIAAAGGPEWACTTYGLGFDAATLRARKAVVYRRLIADGVSPMPGAREALARLHPGHRLAVATNTARAEVAVILRHGDLGGLLDAVVAREDYPAPKPAPDAYLAAAAALGLAPAECVVVEDTPRGLQAGRAAGMRVVVVPSDLTRDQDYTGASARLAHLDALTPALLASLPAA; this is translated from the coding sequence GTGCCGGTCCTGGGCCTCCTCTTCGACCTCGACGGCACGCTCGTGGACACCGAGCGGCTGCAATGGACGGCGTATGCGCGCGTCCTCGCCGAGCACGGCGTCGCGATCGACCTCGAGACCTACCGCGGGCGCTTCATCGCCGCCGCCGGCGGGCCCGAGTGGGCGTGCACGACGTACGGCCTCGGGTTCGACGCGGCGACGCTGCGGGCGCGCAAGGCGGTGGTCTATCGACGGCTCATCGCCGACGGCGTGTCGCCGATGCCGGGCGCACGCGAGGCGCTGGCGCGGCTGCACCCCGGGCATCGCCTCGCGGTGGCGACGAACACCGCGCGGGCCGAGGTCGCGGTGATCCTGCGCCACGGCGACCTCGGCGGCCTCCTCGACGCGGTGGTCGCGCGCGAGGACTACCCGGCGCCGAAGCCCGCGCCCGACGCGTACCTCGCGGCCGCCGCTGCGCTCGGCCTCGCGCCGGCCGAGTGCGTCGTCGTCGAGGACACGCCGCGCGGCTTGCAGGCCGGGCGCGCAGCGGGCATGCGCGTCGTGGTGGTACCGAGCGATCTCACGCGCGACCAGGACTACACGGGGGCGAGCGCGCGCCTCGCGCACCTCGACGCGCTGACCCCGGCTCTCCTGGCGTCGCTGCCGGCCGCCTGA